One genomic window of bacterium includes the following:
- a CDS encoding aminotransferase class V-fold PLP-dependent enzyme, which translates to MPQFGHAMLSEWKLSPDITYLNHGTVGATPRKVLDAQQLLRDRMESDPAKFMFREYTFQHGRPLHPKSLIRQAADDVARFLGANGDDLVFVDNATTGINAILQSLDFQPDDEIVLLDHAYGSIAYTAQYVGRLTKAKVRIITLPIPITDPGQVVRAVEQGIGPKTRLALIDHITSESALLMPIAEIASVCRRHAVPILIDGAHAPGAIDLDISSLGVDWYVGNLHKWAFAPRGCGILWADKKHQGSIHSPVISWGFDKGMTEEFDWVGTKDPTNFLSAPAGIEFIRSLGAAEMRQYNHSVAWEGANRLCKRFGTSLTTPKEMIGTMATLPLPLSFGSTKADAFALRDQMLFEEKIEAQIHGWNGQLWMRISGQVYLEMTDIERFGDAIEKRMR; encoded by the coding sequence ATGCCGCAATTCGGCCACGCGATGCTCAGCGAGTGGAAACTGAGCCCGGATATCACCTACTTGAATCATGGGACAGTCGGGGCCACCCCGCGTAAGGTTTTGGATGCTCAGCAACTCCTTCGCGATCGTATGGAATCCGATCCGGCCAAGTTCATGTTTCGGGAGTACACTTTCCAGCACGGCCGACCGCTCCATCCGAAATCGCTAATCCGTCAGGCGGCCGACGATGTGGCCAGGTTCCTTGGCGCCAACGGCGATGATCTGGTATTTGTCGACAATGCCACCACCGGTATTAACGCCATTCTCCAGTCACTGGATTTTCAACCCGATGACGAGATCGTTTTGCTCGACCATGCCTATGGTTCGATCGCCTACACGGCGCAGTACGTCGGCAGATTGACTAAAGCGAAAGTCAGGATCATCACCCTGCCGATTCCGATCACCGACCCCGGGCAGGTCGTCCGGGCTGTCGAGCAAGGGATTGGCCCGAAAACCCGCCTTGCCCTCATCGACCATATCACGTCCGAAAGCGCACTCCTGATGCCGATCGCCGAGATCGCCTCGGTTTGCAGGAGACATGCTGTTCCGATCCTGATCGATGGTGCGCATGCGCCGGGAGCGATCGACCTGGATATCTCCTCGCTCGGAGTCGATTGGTATGTGGGGAATCTCCACAAATGGGCCTTTGCCCCGCGTGGATGCGGTATCCTCTGGGCCGACAAAAAACACCAGGGTTCTATTCACTCACCCGTCATCTCCTGGGGGTTCGACAAAGGGATGACCGAAGAATTTGATTGGGTCGGCACCAAAGATCCGACCAACTTCCTATCCGCACCTGCGGGTATTGAATTTATACGTTCGCTTGGCGCTGCCGAAATGCGACAATACAACCATTCGGTGGCATGGGAAGGAGCCAACCGTCTCTGCAAGCGATTTGGCACTTCGCTCACGACTCCGAAAGAGATGATCGGGACGATGGCGACTCTCCCCCTGCCACTCTCGTTCGGAAGTACCAAAGCGGATGCGTTTGCGCTGCGCGACCAAATGTTGTTTGAGGAAAAGATCGAGGCCCAGATACATGGCTGGAATGGCCAATTATGGATGCGGATCTCCGGACAGGTCTATCTGGAGATGACCGATATCGAGCGTTTTGGCGACGCGATCGAAAAGCGGATGCGCTGA